One segment of Micromonospora parathelypteridis DNA contains the following:
- a CDS encoding fumarate hydratase: MSSAAAFSYAPLLPTGPDQTDYRLVTDEGVDVVHGPGGRRFLTVEPAALTALTAEAMHDIAHFLRPAHLAQLRAIIDDPAASPNDRFVALDLLRNANIAAGGVLPMCQDTGTAIVMGKRGRHVLTDGADAEAISRGVYQAYTKLNLRYSQLAPLTMWDERNTGSNLPAQVDLYAEDPDGHPDAYKFLFMAKGGGSANKSYLYQETKALLNPTRMMQFLEEKLRLIGTAACPPYHLAIVIGGTSAEYALKTAKYASAKYLDALPTSGSMSAHGFRDLELEAEVLELTRNFGIGAQFGGRYFCHDVRVVRLPRHGASCPVAIAVSCSADRQAVAKITPSGVWLERLETDPARFLPDVTDDSLDAELVVRVDLNRPMAEIRAELSKYPVKTRLSLSGPLVVARDIAHAKIAERLDAGEPMPQYLRDHAVYYAGPAKTPEGYASGSFGPTTAGRMDAYVEKFQAAGGSQVMLAKGNRSGQVTRSCQQHGGFYLGSIGGPAARLAQDCIKHVEVLEYAELGMEAVWKIEVEDFPAFIVVDDKGNDFFAEVTKPVLTVGRR, translated from the coding sequence ATGAGCAGTGCCGCCGCATTCTCGTACGCCCCTCTGCTGCCGACCGGCCCCGACCAGACGGACTATCGCCTGGTCACCGACGAGGGTGTGGACGTCGTACACGGCCCGGGAGGCCGCCGGTTCCTCACCGTGGAGCCGGCCGCGCTCACCGCGCTGACCGCCGAGGCGATGCACGACATCGCGCACTTCCTACGCCCTGCGCACCTCGCTCAACTCCGAGCGATCATCGACGACCCGGCCGCCTCGCCGAACGATCGGTTCGTCGCGTTGGACCTGCTGCGCAACGCCAACATCGCCGCCGGCGGGGTGCTGCCGATGTGCCAGGACACCGGCACCGCGATCGTGATGGGCAAGCGCGGCCGGCACGTGCTCACCGACGGCGCCGACGCCGAGGCCATCTCCCGCGGCGTCTACCAGGCGTACACCAAACTCAACCTGCGCTACTCCCAGCTCGCCCCGCTGACCATGTGGGACGAGCGGAACACCGGCAGCAACCTGCCGGCCCAGGTCGACCTGTACGCCGAGGACCCGGACGGGCACCCCGACGCGTACAAGTTCCTGTTCATGGCCAAGGGTGGGGGCTCGGCCAACAAGTCGTACCTCTACCAGGAGACCAAGGCGCTGCTGAACCCGACGCGGATGATGCAGTTCCTGGAGGAGAAGCTGCGGCTGATCGGCACCGCCGCCTGCCCGCCGTACCACCTGGCCATCGTCATCGGCGGCACCTCCGCCGAGTACGCCCTGAAGACCGCGAAGTACGCCAGCGCCAAGTATCTCGACGCGCTGCCCACCTCGGGCTCGATGAGCGCACACGGCTTCCGTGACCTGGAGCTGGAGGCGGAGGTGCTGGAGTTGACCCGCAACTTCGGCATCGGAGCGCAGTTCGGTGGCCGGTACTTCTGCCACGACGTGCGGGTGGTCCGGTTGCCCCGGCACGGCGCGTCCTGCCCGGTGGCGATCGCCGTCTCCTGTTCGGCGGACCGGCAGGCCGTCGCCAAGATCACCCCGTCGGGCGTGTGGCTGGAGCGACTGGAGACCGACCCGGCGCGCTTCCTGCCGGACGTCACCGACGATTCGCTCGACGCCGAGCTGGTCGTCCGGGTCGACCTGAACCGGCCGATGGCCGAGATCCGCGCTGAGCTGTCCAAGTACCCGGTGAAGACGCGCCTCTCGCTGTCCGGTCCGCTGGTGGTGGCCCGGGACATCGCGCACGCCAAGATCGCTGAGCGGCTGGATGCCGGCGAGCCGATGCCGCAGTACCTGCGCGACCACGCGGTCTACTACGCGGGCCCGGCGAAGACCCCGGAGGGGTACGCTTCCGGCTCCTTCGGCCCGACCACCGCCGGCCGGATGGACGCCTACGTGGAGAAGTTCCAGGCCGCGGGTGGCTCGCAGGTGATGCTCGCCAAGGGCAACCGCTCCGGCCAGGTGACCCGTTCCTGCCAGCAGCACGGCGGCTTCTACCTCGGCTCGATCGGTGGCCCCGCGGCCCGCCTCGCCCAGGACTGCAT
- a CDS encoding outer membrane protein assembly factor BamB family protein, giving the protein MCGVAKGRVRGGLLLGLAVVVALAATGVWNPFPGLWEWADRSEPISEPDVVWQQRVGGTPRSVTIAGDAVVVEQRTRVEARSLATGAQLWERKADWSAVAGGDRDPVVAVGKLLVKGYELLDPVTGVTRRRDDDAVAVWTYRNLLLDARCTDATDCTLSAWDPRGTAPLWTAFLPGVHSGLLADNPGLRGTRRLTATRIDDGVAGAEPAPPLLGFPVDGRVHVVDTATGRVLQNVEPGRDERLSVVGGRMLRIAARSQDGTCYFAISARDPATGQEAWQRAGVNLRTADSAGCVQREDPQGARNVLIGVAPDGREAVIDGYDGRLLWVGDSGTKLIAVDDRYAVFRAADKRSVIARELGTDRVLWTRPASGKAGAALTPYAAVVADEKPSRLAAVDPRTGRELAVLRTSANALAVGSQGMIIGEGREIGYVRFGATGGSPTRPPGDGGNPRPGGTGPGGGQNNGDCGPKGELCPDPDGGKDG; this is encoded by the coding sequence GTGTGCGGTGTGGCGAAGGGGAGGGTGCGCGGCGGGCTGCTGCTTGGCCTCGCCGTGGTCGTCGCGCTCGCCGCGACCGGCGTGTGGAACCCTTTCCCGGGCCTGTGGGAGTGGGCGGACCGCAGCGAACCCATCTCCGAACCCGACGTGGTCTGGCAGCAGCGGGTCGGCGGCACTCCGCGCAGCGTGACCATTGCCGGCGACGCCGTCGTGGTCGAGCAGCGCACCCGGGTCGAGGCACGCAGCCTGGCGACCGGCGCGCAGCTCTGGGAGCGCAAGGCGGACTGGTCGGCGGTCGCCGGCGGCGACCGGGACCCGGTCGTCGCCGTGGGCAAGCTCCTGGTCAAGGGGTACGAGCTGCTCGACCCGGTCACCGGGGTGACCCGGCGACGCGACGACGACGCGGTGGCCGTGTGGACGTACCGGAACCTGCTCCTCGATGCCCGGTGCACGGATGCCACCGACTGCACCCTGAGCGCCTGGGACCCCCGCGGCACCGCGCCACTCTGGACGGCCTTCCTGCCCGGGGTGCACAGCGGCCTGCTCGCCGACAACCCGGGCCTGCGCGGCACCCGCCGGCTCACCGCCACCCGGATCGACGACGGGGTGGCCGGGGCGGAGCCCGCGCCACCGCTGCTCGGCTTCCCGGTCGACGGCCGCGTGCACGTGGTCGACACCGCCACCGGCAGGGTTCTGCAGAACGTCGAGCCCGGCCGGGACGAGCGGCTCTCCGTGGTGGGTGGCCGGATGCTACGGATCGCCGCCCGCTCCCAGGACGGCACCTGTTACTTCGCCATCTCCGCCCGGGACCCGGCGACCGGGCAGGAGGCCTGGCAGCGGGCCGGAGTCAACCTGCGGACCGCCGACAGCGCCGGCTGCGTGCAACGTGAGGACCCACAGGGCGCGCGCAACGTGCTGATCGGCGTCGCCCCGGACGGTCGCGAGGCGGTCATCGACGGGTACGACGGACGGCTGCTCTGGGTCGGTGACTCGGGCACCAAGCTGATCGCCGTCGACGACCGCTACGCGGTGTTCCGGGCAGCCGACAAGCGCTCGGTTATCGCCCGTGAGCTGGGCACCGACCGAGTGCTCTGGACACGTCCCGCCAGCGGCAAGGCCGGTGCCGCGCTCACCCCGTACGCGGCGGTGGTCGCCGACGAGAAGCCGTCCCGGTTGGCCGCGGTGGATCCGCGCACCGGCCGGGAGCTGGCCGTCCTGCGGACCTCGGCGAACGCTCTCGCGGTCGGGTCGCAAGGCATGATCATCGGTGAGGGGCGCGAGATCGGGTATGTCCGTTTCGGCGCCACCGGGGGCTCGCCCACCCGACCGCCCGGCGACGGCGGAAATCCCAGACCCGGCGGCACCGGCCCGGGCGGCGGGCAGAACAACGGCGACTGTGGGCCGAAGGGGGAGCTCTGCCCCGACCCGGACGGCGGCAAGGACGGCTGA
- a CDS encoding Lrp/AsnC family transcriptional regulator, which yields MNGEQNVQLDALDVRLIELLAEEPRIGVLECSRRLGVARGTVQARLDKLIERQVIEGFGPEISPAAIGFGVTSFVTLEISQRHGHDPVTAHLAAIPEVLEAHTITGSSDLLCRIVARSNTDLQRVIDSIVSSAGITRASTIIALAEQIPYRTLPLVRSAVRAEGRAL from the coding sequence TGAGCAGAATGTACAGCTCGATGCGCTCGACGTGCGCTTGATCGAACTGCTCGCCGAGGAGCCGCGGATCGGGGTGCTGGAGTGCTCCCGTCGGCTCGGGGTGGCCCGGGGCACCGTGCAGGCCCGGCTGGACAAGCTGATCGAGCGGCAGGTCATCGAGGGCTTCGGCCCGGAGATCTCACCGGCCGCGATCGGGTTCGGGGTGACCAGCTTCGTCACCCTGGAGATCAGTCAGCGGCACGGCCACGACCCGGTCACCGCCCACCTCGCGGCCATCCCCGAGGTGCTGGAGGCGCACACCATCACCGGCTCCAGCGACCTGCTCTGCCGGATCGTGGCCCGCTCCAACACCGACCTGCAGCGGGTCATCGACTCGATCGTCTCGTCCGCCGGCATTACCCGGGCTTCGACGATCATCGCCCTGGCCGAGCAGATTCCCTACCGCACGCTGCCGTTGGTGCGCAGCGCCGTACGGGCCGAGGGAAGGGCGCTCTAA